The following nucleotide sequence is from Drosophila takahashii strain IR98-3 E-12201 chromosome 3L, DtakHiC1v2, whole genome shotgun sequence.
AGGAACTAGTTCTATTAAGAAaccgtatttttaaaatagtaaataccgaaattcagaaataccAAAAAGTGTGTATGTATGCCGGAACAGCTGTTTTAGATTTACCTGGCCAAACACAAATCAATTAAACAAATGCAATTTCTGCATTAAATCACAGTAAAATGCAGGAATTTTCGGCCAAACGCGATGCTCTGTTCGCCTGCCTCGACGATGCGAGCAAAGAGCTGAAAGGAACCGCCTTGGATCAGAGCAAGGCCAAGTCGCTTTCCATCAACGCTCTCGACCGGGGCAACAGATCCGGAAATTCATCCGGATCCGGACAGGTGATGAACTACCGCCATGGTCGCAGCATTGAGGTTGGCCTCGATGCGGAGGACGGGAGATTGCGGCGGATGCGGGGCAAGGAGAGCATCTTTAAGAAGCCGGAACTGCCCATTGGCCGCTGCCTGAAGCCCAGGAAAACTCCGGATTACCAGGTAATCTTTGCTTCCCTTACAATAGCAATCCTCCTTATTAAATCCCTGGTTTCCCTCGCCCAGGTAAACCCGCACAAATGGAAGAAGTACTCCCTGTCCGATGTGGACATCTCCGATCAGAGCAATTCCGCCGCCGCCCTCTCCTTTCTCCGGCAAATGGATGCCCAGCGCGAAGCCGAGGGAGATGATCATGAATCACCACACTCAGATGGCAAAATAGAGTTCAAGAAGACCAGCAAACTCAATCGCAATCTCAAGAAGCTGCAAGAGGAGGAAGTGGAGGATGTGGAGCTGGACAAACCGCAGTTGAGGGGCTCCAAACTGGTGATGCCCGAGTATGTCATAGGTCAAAAGTCGCAGAAACAAAGGAAATCCAAAGTAAAGTCGAACCAGAGCCGTGCCTCTGGGAAACTTCAACTCTCTCACTTGGCGGAGGAGGATGAACAGGATGAATAGGTTATAATAAATGAT
It contains:
- the LOC108057933 gene encoding uncharacterized protein, whose protein sequence is MQEFSAKRDALFACLDDASKELKGTALDQSKAKSLSINALDRGNRSGNSSGSGQVMNYRHGRSIEVGLDAEDGRLRRMRGKESIFKKPELPIGRCLKPRKTPDYQVNPHKWKKYSLSDVDISDQSNSAAALSFLRQMDAQREAEGDDHESPHSDGKIEFKKTSKLNRNLKKLQEEEVEDVELDKPQLRGSKLVMPEYVIGQKSQKQRKSKVKSNQSRASGKLQLSHLAEEDEQDE